Sequence from the Herbaspirillum sp. meg3 genome:
TAGTGCCGATACCCACTGTGCCGGTGATGCTGGCATCTGCTGGAACGGCGATTTTTTCCTGGCCGCCGACGAACTTCAGTGCGCCGATGAAGCAAGCCGAATAGCCGGCCGCGAACAGTTGCTCAGGATTGGTGCCTGCACCGCCGGCGCCGCCCAGTTCCTTCGGTGTAGTCAGCTTGACGTCCAGGATGCCGTCGGACGACTTGGCTGTACCTTCACGACCGCCGGTTGCAGTTGCC
This genomic interval carries:
- a CDS encoding organic hydroperoxide resistance protein, which gives rise to MKIEKALYQAKATATGGREGTAKSSDGILDVKLTTPKELGGAGGAGTNPEQLFAAGYSACFIGALKFVGGQEKIAVPADASITGTVGIGTIPGGFGIEVALDISLPGLDRAVAQSLIEKAHQVCPYSNATRGNINVTLTLV